In the genome of Hyphobacterium sp. CCMP332, one region contains:
- a CDS encoding aspartate carbamoyltransferase catalytic subunit produces MTNLSVDHLLGIHELNKEDLHLIFETADNFLEVINRPIKKVPSLRDITIANVFFENSTRTRISFELAEKRLSADVVNFSGSSSSLKKGETLLDTVNNILAMKVDMIVMRHSSPGACHFLSKNIDAAIINAGDGTHEHPTQALLDAYSIRKSLGQIKGKKVAIIGDITHSRVALSNIFALKKLGAEIMVCGPNTLIPRYIEKLGVKKELDLIKALEWCDVANVLRIQLERQKAKYFPSLREYSLYYGINKNILDQLDKEILIMHPGPINRGVEIDSDVADSDHSIILDQVENGVAIRMAVLYLLAGKVKNS; encoded by the coding sequence ATGACAAATCTGAGCGTCGATCATCTTTTAGGAATACACGAACTGAATAAAGAGGATCTACATTTAATTTTTGAAACTGCAGATAACTTTTTAGAAGTTATTAATCGACCTATCAAAAAAGTCCCATCGCTCAGAGATATTACCATTGCCAATGTATTCTTTGAAAATTCCACAAGAACCAGAATATCCTTTGAGCTTGCGGAAAAAAGGCTTTCGGCTGATGTGGTCAATTTTTCGGGTTCATCGAGTTCATTGAAGAAAGGGGAAACGCTTCTTGATACCGTTAACAATATTTTGGCAATGAAAGTGGATATGATTGTGATGCGACATTCCAGTCCCGGAGCATGTCATTTTCTTTCAAAAAATATTGATGCGGCAATAATAAATGCCGGCGACGGAACACATGAACATCCGACACAGGCACTTTTAGATGCCTATTCTATAAGAAAGTCTTTGGGTCAGATAAAAGGGAAAAAAGTGGCTATAATTGGAGACATTACACATTCAAGAGTGGCATTATCGAATATTTTCGCATTAAAAAAATTAGGTGCGGAAATAATGGTTTGTGGTCCGAATACTTTAATTCCAAGATATATTGAAAAACTAGGGGTTAAAAAGGAATTGGATTTAATAAAGGCCCTGGAATGGTGTGATGTTGCCAATGTTTTGCGAATTCAGCTGGAAAGACAAAAGGCAAAATATTTTCCTTCGCTTAGAGAATATTCACTCTATTACGGAATCAACAAAAATATTCTGGATCAGCTGGATAAGGAAATTCTGATAATGCACCCCGGACCCATCAACAGAGGAGTGGAAATTGACAGCGATGTTGCTGACTCGGATCACAGCATTATCCTCGACCAGGTAGAAAATGGGGTGGCAATAAGAATGGCTGTCTTGTATCTTTTGGCGGGAAAAGTCAAAAACTCTTAA
- the pyrR gene encoding bifunctional pyr operon transcriptional regulator/uracil phosphoribosyltransferase PyrR, which translates to MEKRCILDTRQLNITLSRLCQELIENYSNFEDTVILGMQPRGTLFASRIQKRIKDLLDKEIALGQLDVTFYRDDFRRKSEPIKASSTEVPFLIENKHVILVDDVLFTGRSVRAALDAMIAFGRPKSVELMILINRKNSQELPIKPDYIGRTVNTLNSQRVKVQWDEKDIKNKVWLIDLEEE; encoded by the coding sequence ATGGAGAAACGCTGTATTCTCGACACCAGACAACTGAACATAACGCTTAGCCGGCTGTGTCAGGAACTAATTGAAAATTATTCCAATTTTGAGGATACCGTTATTTTGGGAATGCAACCCAGAGGAACTCTTTTCGCTTCCCGTATTCAAAAAAGAATTAAAGATTTATTAGATAAGGAAATTGCCCTTGGTCAATTGGATGTGACCTTTTACAGGGATGATTTCAGAAGAAAATCTGAGCCGATCAAGGCGAGCAGCACTGAAGTTCCATTTTTAATAGAAAATAAACACGTAATTCTTGTAGACGATGTATTGTTTACCGGCCGCTCGGTGAGAGCCGCACTAGATGCGATGATTGCTTTCGGGAGACCAAAATCTGTGGAGTTAATGATTCTAATAAATCGAAAAAACTCTCAGGAATTACCAATCAAACCGGATTATATTGGAAGAACAGTAAATACTTTGAACTCACAAAGAGTAAAAGTGCAATGGGATGAAAAGGATATTAAAAATAAAGTTTGGCTTATAGATTTAGAAGAAGAATAA
- a CDS encoding PHP domain-containing protein, whose amino-acid sequence MDNKSISKILQKAAKLLELHEANPFKVRSYQNAAFNIEKIPVSIAETAPEEWQNIDGIGKNLNDKLASILENGSFKELNELLEKTPEGIVEMLDVKGVGPKKIRVLWKEYHIQNKDELLNAAKEGKLADWKGFGDKTQKAILDYLLFAKEQSGKVYYAEAENIAEIILEELKPEVERIELAGEAARLLEVVELLQFLVIADYDKLLDKLETMPGIDLNFKTSGPFSLKGIIKEKELAIEFLFADKADFGNRLIYLNSDADHFNKSNAEGQSFGEFLNKTSFQEESEVYTAFGAEWIPPELREGMNEWELMKEGKLNELLQDQDLKGTIHNHSTYSDGRNTLEEMARAAKEMGLEYLGISDHSKSAFYANGLDESRIILQHKEIDELNKKMSAFKIFKGIESDILNDGSLDYSDDVLKSFDFIVASIHSGLSMDERKATARLIKAIENPYTTFLGHPTGRLLLKRKGYPINHKMIIDACAENDVIIEINANPWRLDLSWEWVSYAIEKGLWLSINPDAHEIKGYKDMHYGVCVGRKGGLTKDRTFNTLSTKDVESYFSKKKSKA is encoded by the coding sequence TTGGACAATAAGAGCATCTCTAAAATACTTCAAAAAGCTGCAAAACTATTGGAATTGCATGAAGCAAATCCATTTAAAGTGAGATCCTATCAAAATGCGGCCTTCAATATTGAGAAAATTCCGGTTTCTATTGCTGAAACAGCACCTGAAGAGTGGCAAAATATAGATGGTATTGGTAAAAATCTGAATGACAAACTCGCGAGTATCTTAGAAAATGGATCATTTAAGGAGCTCAATGAACTATTAGAAAAAACACCTGAGGGTATCGTTGAAATGCTCGATGTCAAAGGTGTTGGCCCTAAAAAAATAAGGGTACTTTGGAAGGAATACCATATTCAAAATAAAGATGAGCTACTAAATGCGGCAAAGGAAGGCAAACTGGCCGATTGGAAAGGGTTTGGCGATAAAACACAGAAAGCAATTCTGGATTATTTGCTATTTGCCAAAGAGCAAAGTGGAAAAGTATATTATGCAGAAGCTGAAAATATCGCAGAAATAATTCTTGAAGAACTTAAGCCTGAAGTGGAAAGAATCGAATTGGCAGGCGAGGCAGCGCGGTTACTTGAGGTGGTCGAATTATTGCAGTTTCTGGTTATTGCCGATTACGATAAATTGCTGGATAAATTAGAAACCATGCCGGGAATTGATCTGAATTTCAAAACTTCCGGACCTTTTTCTCTTAAAGGGATTATTAAAGAAAAAGAGCTGGCTATTGAATTTTTATTTGCAGACAAAGCCGATTTTGGTAATAGATTAATTTATTTAAACAGTGATGCTGATCATTTCAATAAAAGCAATGCCGAAGGGCAAAGTTTTGGAGAGTTTTTGAATAAGACATCCTTTCAAGAAGAAAGTGAAGTCTACACTGCATTTGGTGCAGAATGGATTCCTCCAGAACTCAGGGAAGGAATGAATGAGTGGGAATTGATGAAGGAAGGTAAATTGAATGAACTTTTACAAGATCAGGACCTCAAAGGAACAATTCACAATCACAGCACCTATTCTGATGGACGTAATACCTTAGAGGAAATGGCCAGGGCTGCAAAAGAAATGGGCCTTGAATACCTCGGAATCAGCGATCATTCAAAATCAGCCTTTTATGCCAACGGGCTCGATGAAAGTCGTATTATTCTGCAGCATAAAGAAATTGATGAGCTAAATAAAAAAATGTCAGCATTTAAAATATTTAAAGGCATTGAATCGGATATTTTAAATGACGGCTCCCTGGATTATTCGGATGATGTTCTTAAGTCCTTTGATTTTATTGTTGCAAGTATTCATTCCGGATTAAGTATGGATGAAAGAAAAGCTACAGCAAGACTAATCAAAGCAATAGAAAATCCATATACTACCTTTTTAGGCCATCCAACGGGAAGGTTGTTATTAAAACGAAAAGGATATCCCATCAATCATAAAATGATTATTGATGCCTGTGCAGAAAACGATGTGATTATTGAAATTAATGCAAATCCCTGGCGTTTGGATTTATCATGGGAGTGGGTTTCATATGCCATAGAAAAAGGATTATGGTTGAGCATCAATCCGGACGCACATGAAATAAAAGGTTACAAAGACATGCATTATGGTGTTTGTGTTGGAAGAAAAGGTGGCCTGACCAAAGACAGAACATTTAATACCTTAAGTACAAAAGATGTGGAGTCCTATTTTTCAAAAAAGAAATCAAAGGCCTGA
- a CDS encoding glycosyltransferase family 9 protein, which translates to MKILIVRFSSIGDIVLTTPVIRTLKNQLNAEIHYCTKAQYSDILSANPYLNGIHLLDDKFSTLVKKLKKENFDILIDLHNNIRTKRLKLALGIKSTYTFNKVNFKKWLLVNFKVNKLPNVHIVDRYMDTVKALGVENDNLGLEYFIDEKDEIEKEWLPESHRKKYVAFVIGAKFNTKKLPVERMIELCDKINKPIVLIGGPEDASNAKIIEEFFERKEENASYEEGLKELGKKTEVFNACGRFSINQSADLIRKASHVFTHDTGMMHIAAAFKKNVFSIWGNTIPSFGMYPYQTKFTVLENNKISCRPCSKIGYNKCPKGHFKCMNDIVFDFYIP; encoded by the coding sequence ATGAAAATTCTAATTGTGAGATTTTCTTCCATTGGAGATATCGTTTTGACAACTCCGGTCATAAGAACTTTGAAAAATCAGTTAAATGCCGAGATTCATTATTGCACCAAGGCCCAATATTCAGATATTCTTTCTGCCAACCCTTATTTAAACGGTATTCACCTTTTAGACGATAAATTCTCTACCCTGGTTAAAAAACTAAAAAAAGAAAATTTTGATATACTCATCGACCTCCACAATAATATCCGAACCAAACGATTAAAATTGGCTTTAGGGATTAAATCCACTTACACTTTTAATAAGGTCAATTTCAAAAAATGGCTTCTGGTTAACTTTAAAGTCAATAAGCTTCCAAATGTTCATATTGTCGATCGATATATGGATACGGTAAAAGCGTTGGGTGTTGAAAACGACAATTTGGGTTTGGAATATTTTATCGATGAAAAAGATGAAATCGAAAAAGAATGGCTACCTGAAAGCCACCGAAAAAAATACGTTGCCTTTGTAATTGGCGCCAAGTTCAATACAAAAAAATTGCCTGTTGAAAGGATGATCGAACTTTGTGACAAGATCAACAAACCCATAGTTCTAATTGGTGGTCCGGAAGATGCATCCAATGCTAAAATTATAGAAGAGTTTTTTGAACGAAAAGAAGAAAATGCCTCCTATGAAGAAGGATTGAAGGAATTGGGTAAAAAAACTGAAGTATTTAACGCTTGTGGTAGGTTTTCCATTAATCAAAGTGCGGATTTAATTAGGAAAGCAAGTCATGTTTTTACACATGACACCGGAATGATGCATATTGCTGCGGCTTTTAAGAAGAATGTTTTCTCCATCTGGGGGAATACAATACCATCTTTTGGTATGTACCCTTATCAAACGAAATTCACTGTGCTTGAAAACAATAAAATTTCGTGCAGACCTTGTTCAAAAATAGGTTATAATAAGTGCCCCAAAGGGCATTTTAAATGCATGAATGATATTGTATTTGACTTTTATATCCCCTGA
- a CDS encoding metal-dependent hydrolase encodes MDILTQMALGGAVSSQILKSENPRRAIFLGAIIAAIPDLDMFLMFNVSDYEELILHRSFSHAVLPFLLLSFLIIFFNRYLPIVKNTSNFRLFICIFLVLLSHAFLDCLTTWGTQLFWPLDTRIATQSIYVIDLIYSFSLGSGLALLFVFQNKNWAFKTNRWTLLLSCTYLAMLLAYQEYFKVLIREEARFDEALRVATQPVLFEPFKYRAVIEHPDTFYVSHSAISVFQTDELDYYTIPKNKYYFIEISELIDLYPLFNLSRGYLSITKKDSNYYEINDLRYGPQNCRSENYNSIFSYYIRVENDSVIFSQNMRTSKRLEKMMRKVFL; translated from the coding sequence ATGGATATTTTAACTCAAATGGCATTGGGAGGCGCGGTCTCATCGCAAATCTTAAAATCGGAAAATCCAAGAAGGGCGATTTTTTTGGGTGCGATTATAGCTGCAATTCCGGATTTGGATATGTTTCTGATGTTTAATGTCAGTGATTATGAAGAATTGATCTTGCATCGTTCATTTTCGCATGCCGTTCTTCCGTTTCTGCTATTGTCATTTCTAATAATATTCTTTAACCGCTATTTACCGATTGTAAAAAACACCAGCAATTTTCGACTCTTCATCTGTATTTTTCTCGTATTGCTCAGTCATGCTTTTCTCGATTGTTTGACCACCTGGGGCACCCAACTTTTCTGGCCACTCGATACGAGAATTGCCACACAAAGTATATATGTAATTGATCTTATATACTCTTTTAGCCTCGGTTCGGGATTGGCACTACTATTCGTATTTCAAAATAAAAACTGGGCCTTTAAAACCAATCGTTGGACATTGTTATTGTCTTGTACTTATTTAGCTATGCTTTTAGCTTACCAGGAATATTTTAAAGTTTTAATTAGAGAAGAAGCAAGATTTGATGAGGCTCTTAGGGTAGCCACGCAACCGGTACTTTTTGAACCTTTTAAATATAGAGCTGTAATTGAACATCCCGATACATTCTATGTATCGCATAGCGCAATAAGCGTATTTCAAACAGATGAGCTTGATTATTACACAATTCCAAAAAACAAATATTACTTTATTGAAATCTCGGAATTAATCGATTTGTATCCCTTATTTAATTTGAGCAGAGGTTATTTGAGTATTACAAAAAAAGATTCGAATTATTATGAAATCAATGATTTGAGATACGGACCACAAAATTGCCGATCGGAGAATTACAATTCGATTTTCAGCTATTATATTCGTGTAGAAAACGATTCAGTTATTTTTAGCCAAAATATGAGAACCTCAAAAAGACTGGAAAAAATGATGCGAAAAGTATTTCTGTAA
- a CDS encoding class I SAM-dependent methyltransferase: MKKDPLGAALIDYISGNKREFIKVASSLGEEDNLWVKQFFRTYLEMPEVERMALKHCKGKVLDVGAGAGAHSQYLKTKGLDVYPIDISEGAVEVMKKRSLEKARKINFFDLTSEKYDTILMLMNGIGITGTIDKLGLFFQKVTELLNDDGILIFDSSDIIYMFEDEIGNFELNHENYYGEVKYTMSYKNIKGDSFDWLFIDFHTFKSIAEKNNFHTKILSKQNNNAYTCMCSKV; encoded by the coding sequence TTGAAAAAAGATCCTTTGGGTGCTGCACTTATAGATTATATCTCCGGAAATAAAAGAGAATTTATAAAAGTCGCCTCCAGTCTCGGAGAAGAAGATAACTTATGGGTCAAACAGTTCTTTAGAACTTATTTGGAAATGCCGGAAGTCGAAAGAATGGCCTTAAAGCATTGCAAAGGAAAAGTATTGGATGTGGGAGCAGGAGCCGGTGCTCATTCCCAATATTTAAAAACCAAAGGCTTAGATGTTTATCCGATTGATATTTCAGAGGGCGCGGTAGAAGTGATGAAAAAAAGGAGCCTTGAAAAAGCGAGAAAGATCAATTTTTTCGATTTGACTTCTGAAAAATACGATACCATTTTAATGTTGATGAATGGGATCGGGATTACCGGAACGATTGATAAGTTAGGATTATTCTTTCAAAAAGTGACTGAATTGCTAAATGATGATGGTATTCTGATTTTTGACTCGTCTGATATCATATACATGTTTGAAGATGAAATTGGCAATTTTGAATTGAATCATGAGAATTATTACGGAGAAGTAAAATACACCATGAGCTATAAAAACATTAAAGGCGACTCTTTTGACTGGCTTTTTATTGACTTCCATACTTTTAAATCTATTGCTGAAAAAAACAATTTTCATACGAAGATTTTATCGAAACAAAACAATAATGCATATACTTGTATGTGTTCCAAAGTGTAA
- a CDS encoding DUF4412 domain-containing protein, with protein MKKLVFILLGAFLSLSVMSQDFEGTIQFKVKISGEEFDRYSKAFPESIQLKIKGHNMRGKTSGGQITSLMSGFIFDGDHKTAYVISDAFQTAFKLKSADFDENSKEHATKFEITNTGEKETIAGYECTKYIAKEQGKSTVITIWTTDQFTISKPTNLANLTGNIFLEGVEGFPMKAITSQNNTNMLVEVADVRKEPVDVSAFEIPTGYRIQDFDFSMFNAMLPNGGN; from the coding sequence ATGAAAAAATTAGTATTTATCCTTCTTGGCGCCTTCCTAAGTCTAAGCGTAATGAGTCAGGATTTTGAAGGTACCATACAGTTCAAAGTGAAAATTTCCGGAGAGGAATTTGACAGGTACTCCAAAGCATTTCCCGAATCAATTCAATTGAAAATAAAGGGTCACAATATGCGAGGTAAAACTAGCGGCGGTCAGATTACGTCATTGATGAGCGGTTTTATTTTTGATGGCGATCACAAGACAGCATATGTTATTTCAGATGCATTCCAGACAGCATTTAAATTGAAATCTGCAGATTTTGATGAAAATTCCAAGGAGCACGCTACAAAATTTGAAATCACCAATACCGGTGAGAAGGAAACCATCGCGGGTTATGAATGCACCAAATATATTGCAAAAGAACAAGGCAAAAGTACAGTAATCACCATTTGGACAACCGATCAATTCACTATTTCTAAACCTACTAACCTGGCAAATCTCACTGGAAATATATTTCTTGAAGGTGTAGAAGGATTTCCGATGAAGGCCATCACTAGTCAAAATAATACGAATATGCTGGTTGAAGTTGCCGATGTCAGGAAAGAACCTGTCGATGTTTCGGCATTTGAAATTCCAACAGGTTACAGAATCCAGGATTTTGACTTTAGTATGTTTAATGCTATGTTGCCTAATGGTGGTAATTAA
- a CDS encoding DUF4412 domain-containing protein has translation MLKRLIHKHIQRITGHVYVWPVFFLLILVNSSCQKDDRFEGVINFDVIINNDETGKMKSLAPEKYHFKIKKNRIIFTTEGGLSSTLFGGMIFDGQKDEGYLLMKSSQLAYKMARGKDSKLAKKASEVTSEIKTTNEKDKILGYSVEKFIVKSTEEGKTTTNEVWVTKEINIDFPKSLVESTPDMFFGAFEGFPLKVITTSQTGREITLIASEIDETSISSSAFDIPDNYKVTEDDPSDMINMFRQFLK, from the coding sequence TTGCTCAAGAGATTAATTCATAAACACATTCAAAGAATTACAGGTCATGTTTATGTATGGCCCGTGTTTTTCCTTTTGATCCTGGTCAATAGCAGTTGTCAAAAGGATGATCGTTTTGAAGGGGTAATTAATTTTGATGTAATCATCAATAATGATGAAACAGGTAAAATGAAATCTCTTGCTCCGGAGAAATACCATTTTAAAATCAAAAAAAACAGGATAATATTTACCACTGAAGGTGGCCTTTCATCTACACTCTTTGGAGGAATGATATTCGACGGTCAGAAAGACGAAGGTTACTTGCTGATGAAATCAAGTCAGCTTGCCTATAAAATGGCTAGAGGCAAAGATTCAAAATTGGCAAAAAAAGCTTCTGAAGTCACTTCCGAGATTAAAACAACCAATGAGAAGGATAAGATATTGGGCTATTCGGTGGAAAAATTTATCGTGAAAAGTACAGAAGAAGGTAAAACCACTACCAATGAAGTTTGGGTCACAAAGGAAATTAACATTGACTTCCCTAAAAGTTTGGTAGAAAGTACCCCGGATATGTTTTTTGGAGCCTTTGAAGGATTTCCTCTCAAGGTAATCACCACCTCTCAAACTGGCCGTGAAATTACCCTCATTGCCAGCGAGATAGATGAAACAAGCATTTCATCGAGTGCTTTTGATATTCCGGATAACTATAAGGTGACGGAAGACGATCCGAGTGACATGATCAACATGTTTCGGCAATTTCTCAAGTAG
- a CDS encoding NAD-dependent epimerase/dehydratase family protein, with protein sequence MSKKAIIAGSTGLVGSHLLDILLEKGDYERIVTFVRRPSGMSHPVLRERLVAFKDLDSMEFNNEVDDIYCCLGTTMKKAGSKKKFIQVDFDYPLKLAEIGLQHGAKRMFIVSSMGANRRSMFFYSRVKGKMEEAISKLPFKTIGIFRPALILGERKETRLGEEIAKKVTSIIDPILPKSMSKYKGVQARDIAKAMIEFSKLNKEGVHIIESDKIRKGIST encoded by the coding sequence ATGTCTAAAAAAGCAATTATAGCAGGATCAACAGGATTAGTAGGTTCTCATCTACTTGATATTTTACTAGAAAAAGGTGATTACGAGAGAATTGTGACTTTTGTACGAAGACCCAGCGGCATGAGTCATCCGGTTTTAAGAGAACGTCTGGTTGCATTTAAGGATTTGGACTCCATGGAGTTTAATAATGAAGTGGACGATATTTATTGTTGTTTGGGTACAACCATGAAAAAAGCAGGCTCGAAAAAAAAATTTATACAAGTCGATTTTGATTACCCCTTGAAATTAGCTGAAATAGGATTGCAACATGGTGCAAAACGAATGTTCATCGTATCCTCGATGGGAGCCAATAGAAGGAGTATGTTTTTCTACAGCAGAGTTAAAGGTAAAATGGAAGAGGCTATATCCAAATTGCCATTTAAGACGATTGGAATATTTCGACCGGCATTGATACTCGGCGAAAGAAAAGAAACCAGATTAGGTGAAGAAATAGCAAAAAAAGTCACTTCAATCATAGACCCGATATTGCCCAAATCAATGTCAAAATACAAAGGTGTTCAGGCCAGGGACATTGCTAAAGCCATGATTGAATTCTCCAAACTGAATAAGGAGGGCGTACACATCATTGAAAGTGATAAAATAAGAAAAGGGATTTCTACTTGA
- a CDS encoding thioredoxin family protein, with translation MINLNKYIQKSMSYAEYHNFFESLVYEEKTNWHEQSEEMINFTKLNFQRSKRIHKQFRIKSRLLEEVKKLDRRITWLVITEPWCGDAAQNLPAFHEVSQYNDFLNLRLVLRDENPELIDIFLTNGTRSIPKIIQLDENLNIIVTWGPRPEPLQKMVLEFKLKPWTEKQKFYEDVQSWYNKDKSMTLQNEILALLQNI, from the coding sequence ATGATAAACCTCAATAAATACATACAAAAATCAATGTCATATGCTGAATACCACAACTTTTTTGAAAGTCTGGTATATGAAGAAAAAACCAATTGGCATGAACAAAGCGAAGAAATGATCAATTTCACAAAATTGAATTTTCAACGTTCAAAACGCATCCATAAGCAATTCAGGATAAAGAGTAGACTTTTGGAAGAAGTCAAAAAATTGGATAGAAGGATTACATGGCTGGTGATCACCGAACCATGGTGTGGAGATGCAGCCCAAAACCTACCGGCTTTTCATGAAGTAAGTCAATACAATGATTTTTTAAATTTGAGATTGGTTTTAAGAGATGAAAATCCTGAATTGATCGATATTTTTCTGACGAATGGTACCAGAAGTATTCCTAAAATTATCCAATTGGATGAAAATTTGAATATAATAGTTACCTGGGGACCGAGGCCTGAACCTCTTCAAAAAATGGTATTGGAATTTAAATTAAAACCATGGACCGAAAAGCAAAAATTCTATGAAGATGTGCAGAGTTGGTATAATAAGGATAAAAGTATGACCTTGCAGAACGAAATATTAGCCTTATTGCAAAATATTTAA
- a CDS encoding adenylate kinase, which translates to MMNIIIFGPPGAGKGTQSEKLIEKYGMVHISTGDLFRWHTKNDTELGKKVKEIMNSGQLVPDEITIAMLKEEVDKHPEAAGFLFDGFPRTVPQAEALDAFMDEQGSKINKVIALDVSEEEVRKRIAKRRTLENRSDDGEDKLQRRINEYFNKTIHVLPYYDKKGRLHSVNGVGDIDEIFGNIVSLLDKE; encoded by the coding sequence ATGATGAACATCATAATTTTTGGCCCACCGGGAGCAGGAAAAGGAACACAAAGTGAGAAACTCATCGAAAAGTATGGCATGGTTCATATTTCGACCGGAGACCTGTTTCGCTGGCACACCAAAAACGATACTGAATTAGGTAAAAAGGTTAAAGAAATAATGAATAGCGGGCAATTGGTACCTGATGAAATCACCATAGCCATGCTTAAAGAAGAAGTCGATAAACATCCGGAAGCCGCCGGCTTTTTATTCGATGGTTTTCCAAGAACGGTTCCTCAGGCAGAAGCCCTGGATGCCTTTATGGATGAACAGGGGTCAAAAATAAATAAAGTCATAGCACTCGACGTCAGTGAAGAAGAGGTTCGCAAAAGAATAGCCAAAAGGAGAACCCTTGAAAATCGCAGCGATGACGGTGAAGATAAACTTCAAAGAAGGATCAACGAATACTTCAATAAAACCATACATGTTCTCCCCTATTACGATAAAAAAGGCAGACTGCACTCTGTAAATGGTGTTGGGGATATTGATGAGATTTTTGGCAATATTGTTTCGCTGTTAGACAAGGAATAA
- the obgE gene encoding GTPase ObgE, translating to MSSPNFIDYVKICGRSGQGGAGSTHFRKEKFVPKGGPDGGDGGRGGHIILRGNTQMWTLLHLKYRKHVIAGNGGHGEGGNRTGKQGEDIILEVPLGTVAKHAESEKVLFEITEEGQEQILVEGGMGGLGNTNFKSSTNQAPLYSQPGQSGQEEWFVLELKLLADVGLVGFPNAGKSTLLSVISAAKPKIANYAFTTITPNVGVVEYRDYKSFVVADIPGIIEGAAEGKGLGTRFLRHIERNSVLLFMIPADSMDVNEDYKVLLDELKQYNPDLLDKKRLLAITKSDLLDQELMEELEAEIKADIPVIFISSVTQFNIQKLKDELWNIIN from the coding sequence TTGTCTTCTCCCAACTTTATAGATTATGTAAAAATCTGTGGCCGTTCAGGTCAGGGGGGAGCCGGTTCAACTCACTTCAGAAAAGAAAAGTTTGTCCCTAAAGGAGGGCCTGATGGAGGCGATGGCGGCCGTGGTGGACATATTATTCTGAGAGGGAATACCCAAATGTGGACTCTACTCCATTTGAAATACCGCAAACATGTCATTGCAGGTAATGGCGGCCATGGCGAAGGAGGAAACAGAACAGGAAAGCAAGGTGAAGATATTATTCTCGAAGTACCGCTTGGAACGGTTGCAAAACATGCCGAATCAGAAAAAGTATTATTTGAAATAACTGAAGAGGGCCAAGAGCAAATACTTGTAGAAGGCGGAATGGGCGGTCTTGGAAATACCAATTTCAAAAGTTCTACCAATCAGGCGCCGCTTTATTCACAACCGGGGCAATCCGGACAGGAAGAATGGTTTGTTCTTGAACTAAAACTATTGGCCGATGTAGGATTGGTCGGATTTCCCAATGCCGGAAAATCAACACTCTTATCGGTAATTTCTGCCGCCAAGCCAAAAATTGCCAATTATGCCTTTACGACCATTACACCAAATGTAGGGGTCGTTGAATACCGTGATTATAAGTCTTTTGTAGTGGCGGATATACCTGGGATTATTGAAGGTGCCGCAGAAGGAAAAGGTCTGGGAACACGGTTTTTAAGACATATCGAAAGAAATTCTGTTCTTCTGTTTATGATTCCTGCAGATAGCATGGATGTCAATGAAGATTATAAGGTTCTATTAGATGAGCTCAAACAATACAATCCGGATCTTCTGGACAAAAAGAGACTTTTGGCTATTACAAAATCCGATTTATTGGATCAGGAATTAATGGAAGAATTAGAGGCCGAAATAAAAGCGGATATTCCGGTTATTTTTATATCATCCGTAACACAATTCAATATTCAAAAATTAAAAGATGAATTGTGGAATATTATCAATTGA